In a single window of the Chitinispirillales bacterium ANBcel5 genome:
- a CDS encoding glycosyltransferase family 4 protein yields MKKNSLDGITLLRFSHSFEQGGGVEEYLQNLNKILLCRNKMTIIQMHLSNDIKPNEERTEFIGKGTLIKVALKPTFERTNWNSLNKNKRSNHYKQVVKQVVRNSILYNPFLEKILTKYRRKYRIANIGIQAINAPSVCNRILETHPVDLIVLHSMGGEDTSQVIDISINKKIPYIYINHFNNSRFQHSSVREQIRDAAGISGVSSVKLPKYLKRKFVPVYDAVDTEFYYTDNAKEVDKKIDGSVIFLPARISPNKGHGDMIHLLGILKKREVNTNMVFAGRLDSSEFVSFLKEQITANGLENRVFFVGECNAKQLRDWYNRSDILVLPSRSEGFPRVVLESQAMQRPVVAYDVGGVSEALKVNKSGYVCDYGDIEGLAHKVTNLLFNESLKKSFGKCGREFVLENFNLTRLAQRHESFYLKAMKESSYRKNQMQQE; encoded by the coding sequence ATGAAAAAAAACTCACTTGATGGAATTACTTTACTTAGGTTTTCTCATTCATTTGAACAGGGTGGTGGGGTAGAGGAGTACCTTCAAAATTTAAACAAAATTCTTCTCTGCCGAAACAAAATGACCATTATTCAAATGCATCTTTCAAATGATATAAAGCCCAATGAAGAGCGAACTGAGTTTATCGGAAAAGGAACACTAATAAAGGTTGCTTTAAAACCTACTTTTGAAAGAACAAACTGGAATAGTCTGAATAAAAATAAGCGTTCGAATCATTATAAACAGGTAGTGAAACAAGTTGTCAGAAATTCCATTCTTTACAATCCTTTTCTTGAAAAAATTTTGACTAAATATCGCAGAAAATATCGTATAGCAAATATAGGAATACAGGCCATAAATGCCCCTTCTGTCTGTAACAGGATTCTGGAAACGCACCCTGTGGATTTAATCGTTTTACACTCAATGGGTGGGGAGGATACAAGTCAGGTAATCGATATTTCAATCAATAAGAAAATTCCCTATATCTATATTAATCATTTTAATAACAGTAGGTTTCAGCACTCTTCTGTCCGGGAGCAGATTCGTGATGCCGCAGGTATTTCAGGAGTATCTTCGGTTAAGTTACCGAAGTACCTTAAGAGAAAATTTGTACCAGTTTATGATGCTGTTGATACTGAATTTTATTACACGGATAATGCAAAAGAAGTCGATAAAAAGATCGATGGCTCTGTAATTTTTTTACCAGCCAGAATTTCACCCAATAAGGGACACGGCGATATGATTCATCTTCTTGGAATACTAAAAAAACGGGAAGTGAATACAAATATGGTTTTTGCCGGTCGCTTGGATTCTTCTGAATTTGTTTCCTTTCTTAAAGAGCAAATTACCGCAAATGGTTTAGAAAATAGAGTGTTTTTTGTAGGGGAGTGTAATGCTAAACAATTACGGGATTGGTACAACAGAAGCGATATACTGGTACTTCCAAGCCGTTCGGAAGGGTTTCCAAGAGTAGTTTTGGAGTCCCAGGCCATGCAAAGGCCGGTAGTAGCCTACGATGTAGGAGGAGTATCTGAAGCACTTAAAGTAAATAAAAGTGGTTATGTTTGTGATTATGGGGATATTGAAGGTTTAGCTCATAAAGTAACTAATCTGTTATTTAATGAGAGTTTGAAAAAGTCCTTTGGGAAGTGTGGAAGAGAGTTTGTGCTCGAAAATTTTAATCTTACTAGACTAGCCCAAAGGCATGAATCGTTTTATTTAAAAGCAATGAAAGAATCCTCTTACAGGAAAAATCAGATGCAACAGGAATGA
- the metF gene encoding methylenetetrahydrofolate reductase [NAD(P)H]: protein MHISEILNNNKISFSFEFFPPKDNTASEKLFKTIKELNSLKPAYVSVTYGAGGTTRDLTHDLVLRIQRETSLTVVSHLTCVGTSEALVENLLNDYQNNGINNIMVLRGDNPKGEPCSDTKQDFAYAKDLVSYIRKNFPSMGIGVAGYPEGHPGTPNRLKEIEYLKAKVDAGADYICTQLFFDNNDFYDFCERCELAGIDVPILAGIMPITSQKGMHRMAELASGTRYPAKLLKALSRAEDDSGFEKVGIHWATEQVLDLIDHGVKGIHFYTLNRSKATLKIYDSLGVRSSAGLVK, encoded by the coding sequence ATGCACATTTCAGAAATTCTGAATAATAACAAGATAAGCTTTAGTTTTGAATTTTTCCCGCCCAAAGACAATACTGCATCCGAAAAACTGTTTAAAACCATCAAAGAACTTAATTCTCTTAAACCTGCTTATGTAAGCGTTACCTATGGAGCAGGGGGAACCACAAGGGACCTAACCCATGATCTTGTACTTCGGATTCAACGTGAAACCAGCCTCACAGTGGTGAGTCATCTGACTTGTGTCGGTACATCTGAAGCACTCGTTGAAAACCTCCTCAATGATTATCAAAACAACGGAATCAATAATATTATGGTTTTAAGGGGTGATAACCCCAAAGGAGAACCTTGCAGTGATACAAAACAGGATTTTGCGTATGCAAAAGACCTTGTCTCCTATATACGAAAAAACTTTCCATCAATGGGGATTGGAGTAGCCGGATACCCTGAGGGGCACCCGGGAACACCTAACCGTCTTAAGGAGATTGAGTACCTGAAGGCAAAGGTTGATGCCGGAGCAGACTATATCTGTACACAACTGTTCTTTGATAATAATGATTTTTATGATTTTTGTGAACGATGTGAATTGGCAGGTATCGACGTTCCAATCCTTGCCGGCATTATGCCTATCACCTCACAAAAAGGGATGCATCGAATGGCAGAGCTTGCTTCTGGAACCAGATATCCGGCAAAGTTGCTCAAGGCCCTTTCAAGAGCTGAGGATGACAGCGGTTTTGAGAAGGTAGGAATACACTGGGCAACAGAGCAGGTGCTTGATCTGATTGATCATGGGGTTAAAGGAATACACTTCTATACACTTAACCGCTCCAAAGCGACCTTAAAAATATACGACTCTCTTGGAGTAAGAAGCTCTGCAGGATTGGTGAAATAG
- the gdhA gene encoding NADP-specific glutamate dehydrogenase, with protein MSFSVEAFIEKLKAKNPSETEFHQAAEEVIHSVYPYIQRNPVYLEQNILERMVEPERIIMFKVPWLDKTGKIQVNRGYRIEMNSAIGPYKGGMRFHPSVNLGILKFLAFEQVFKNSLTTLPLGGGKGGADFDPKGKTDAEVMSFCQSFMSELYRHIGPNTDVPAGDIGVGAREVGYMFGMYKKLKNEFTGVFTGKGRDWGGSLIRPEATGYGLVYFCEEMLKTRNESFDGKSVALSGSGNVAQFATEKATMLGAKVVTLSDSSGTIYDPEGINEEKLAFIQELKNVRRGRIKEYAEEFKCEYFEGKRPWSVKCDIALPCATQNELNEDEAKALVSNGCICVGEGANMPSTPGAVKTFIDNKLLFGPGKAANAGGVATSGLEMTQNSMRLSWSREEVDQKLSTIMKDIHQQCVNYGKDNDFINYVNGANIGGFVKVADSMIAQGCV; from the coding sequence ATGTCTTTTAGTGTTGAAGCATTTATTGAAAAATTAAAAGCAAAAAATCCCAGTGAAACAGAGTTTCACCAGGCTGCTGAAGAAGTAATCCACTCCGTTTATCCTTACATCCAACGCAACCCTGTTTACCTTGAGCAAAATATACTTGAACGTATGGTTGAGCCCGAACGCATTATAATGTTTAAGGTTCCATGGTTGGATAAAACGGGTAAAATTCAGGTAAACCGTGGGTACCGTATCGAAATGAACAGTGCTATTGGTCCTTATAAGGGCGGGATGCGCTTTCACCCATCTGTTAACCTGGGGATCCTTAAATTTCTTGCATTCGAACAGGTATTTAAAAATTCCCTTACTACTCTGCCCCTTGGTGGTGGAAAGGGTGGTGCTGATTTTGACCCTAAAGGTAAAACAGACGCGGAAGTAATGTCTTTCTGCCAATCATTCATGAGTGAGCTGTATCGCCATATTGGGCCTAACACCGATGTACCAGCCGGGGATATAGGAGTAGGGGCAAGAGAAGTTGGGTACATGTTTGGAATGTATAAAAAGTTAAAGAATGAGTTTACAGGAGTTTTTACGGGTAAAGGAAGAGACTGGGGTGGAAGCCTTATTCGTCCTGAAGCAACAGGGTATGGTTTGGTTTATTTCTGTGAAGAGATGCTAAAAACCCGTAATGAAAGCTTTGATGGAAAATCTGTTGCATTAAGTGGTAGCGGAAATGTAGCTCAGTTTGCTACAGAAAAAGCGACTATGCTTGGAGCAAAGGTAGTTACCCTTTCTGATTCAAGCGGCACGATCTATGATCCTGAAGGTATAAACGAGGAAAAACTTGCATTCATTCAAGAGCTCAAGAATGTTAGAAGAGGCCGCATTAAAGAGTATGCTGAAGAGTTTAAATGTGAGTATTTTGAAGGCAAACGCCCATGGAGTGTTAAATGTGATATTGCCCTTCCTTGTGCAACTCAGAATGAACTCAATGAAGATGAAGCCAAAGCACTTGTTTCTAACGGCTGTATCTGCGTTGGTGAGGGGGCAAATATGCCAAGTACTCCAGGAGCCGTCAAAACTTTTATTGATAACAAGCTCCTCTTTGGCCCTGGAAAAGCAGCGAATGCTGGTGGTGTTGCAACCAGTGGTCTTGAAATGACACAAAACAGCATGCGCCTGAGCTGGAGCCGGGAAGAAGTAGACCAAAAACTCAGTACCATAATGAAAGATATACACCAGCAGTGTGTTAATTATGGTAAAGATAACGATTTTATAAACTACGTAAATGGGGCCAACATCGGTGGTTTTGTTAAAGTAGCAGATTCAATGATTGCTCAGGGTTGTGTTTAA
- a CDS encoding GAF domain-containing protein, which produces MKENSSASSRFLEGIAEISRAIMDQNYIDDLLNLIVSVTANITSSKVCSILLLDRKKNELILRAYQSKWGKYNQRSNTALGEGIAGRVAQSNTPIKVLDVRKDPRFINKAIAVEDGLVSLLSVPMSVEGEVVGVINCYTSKMYDFSVEEINMLTTVATQASVVIKNTELRVMKEVVERELEQRKIIERAKEILMDKKKISGKEAFEKMRSQSMNSRISMVKIAESIILASSFD; this is translated from the coding sequence ATGAAAGAGAATTCTTCAGCAAGCAGCAGATTTCTTGAAGGAATTGCTGAGATCAGCAGAGCTATAATGGATCAGAACTATATTGATGATCTTCTAAATTTGATAGTTTCTGTTACAGCAAATATTACCAGCTCAAAGGTTTGCTCGATTCTGCTCTTGGACAGAAAAAAAAATGAGCTCATTTTGCGGGCATACCAGTCAAAATGGGGTAAATACAATCAGCGCTCAAACACTGCCCTTGGAGAAGGGATAGCAGGAAGAGTAGCACAGAGCAACACACCAATCAAAGTTTTGGATGTGCGCAAAGACCCCCGCTTCATAAACAAAGCTATAGCTGTAGAGGATGGGCTCGTTTCTCTGCTCTCTGTGCCGATGAGCGTTGAAGGTGAGGTGGTTGGGGTAATAAACTGCTATACATCAAAAATGTATGATTTTTCTGTGGAAGAGATAAATATGCTCACCACTGTAGCGACACAAGCCTCTGTAGTAATTAAAAATACAGAACTGCGAGTTATGAAAGAGGTTGTTGAGCGAGAGCTTGAACAGAGAAAAATAATTGAGCGGGCTAAAGAGATATTAATGGATAAAAAGAAGATTAGTGGCAAGGAAGCTTTTGAGAAGATGCGGTCCCAAAGTATGAACAGCCGCATTTCCATGGTCAAAATTGCAGAGTCGATTATTCTTGCATCTTCATTTGACTGA